A portion of the Krasilnikovia cinnamomea genome contains these proteins:
- a CDS encoding LysM peptidoglycan-binding domain-containing protein, which yields MAKATIICEMPPGSVSFDLNPEQIVMIRHSSMGSYGTGSSNSGTPAGSSPSIFKKSSPPQLVLNKVHFFGPDTKDRCDQLMNWMSPGGGMLGALVGAALSAATGVNLVTRPPKVIFQWGPAFLIEANISGVTARYTRFGPDGTPVRAEVDIRLQQQPSLLSLLATNPTSAGLPGRKAHTVTAGDSLARIATDQYGSPGRWRQLAEANGIDDPLRVRPGDRVYLPNPQELT from the coding sequence ATGGCGAAGGCGACGATCATCTGTGAGATGCCTCCGGGTTCGGTCTCGTTCGACCTCAATCCGGAGCAGATCGTCATGATCCGGCACTCGTCGATGGGGTCGTACGGCACGGGCAGTTCCAACAGCGGCACCCCGGCGGGCTCGTCTCCGAGCATTTTCAAGAAGTCCAGCCCGCCGCAGCTCGTACTCAACAAGGTGCACTTCTTCGGGCCGGACACCAAGGACCGCTGCGACCAGCTGATGAACTGGATGAGCCCGGGCGGCGGCATGCTCGGCGCCCTGGTCGGAGCGGCCCTGTCCGCCGCCACCGGCGTCAACCTGGTCACCCGGCCGCCCAAGGTGATCTTCCAGTGGGGTCCCGCGTTCCTGATCGAAGCCAACATCAGCGGAGTCACCGCCCGGTACACCCGGTTCGGGCCGGACGGCACGCCCGTGCGCGCCGAGGTGGACATCCGCCTGCAGCAGCAGCCCAGCCTGCTCAGCCTGCTCGCGACGAACCCCACCTCGGCCGGTCTGCCGGGCCGCAAGGCGCACACCGTCACCGCCGGGGACTCCCTGGCCCGCATCGCCACGGACCAGTACGGCAGCCCCGGCCGCTGGCGGCAGCTCGCCGAGGCGAACGGCATCGACGACCCGCTGCGGGTCCGGCCCGGTGACCGCGTGTACCTGCCCAACCCGCAGGAGCTGACGTGA
- a CDS encoding phage baseplate assembly protein V, translating to MNPLADGAAVVRAGVKVGTLGMPLSPAAERQLLRVVVDTHLHLPDMFELTFLDEAGDLLELAGLAIGTKVEVSGGAATSTSTTKLIAGEVTAIEAVCADMHIHTVVRGYEQAHRLQRARRTRTFLNSTDSEAVRRVVQDARVSIGTIDSTATTHTHLAQVAQTDWDFIKQRAREVGFETGVVDGKFFFRRPPGMPSAGSLLDAAASMVGLGGPRLAFKTDLLTFLPRVTAANLTTDVEVRFWDPDQAEAVSKTTQVRSSTASLSQSPDQLAGSFGLANPLGVPIPAIPGLPSLGVAPSASAFAVVDRPVATGSNVDRAAEELANGLAEHVGSSFAEAEGYAVGNPELQAGARVEIEGVPEAFAGTWTITNARHVFDESEGGYRTRFFVSGRHERSLLGLASLGATQGETTRIPGLVCGIVTNNNDPDTRGRVKVALPWLSPSYESDWARVAQFGAGKKTGALFPPEVGDEVLIGFEFGDPRRPYVLGGLRNANTEYDLGGDAVKVSGMAGQVVRRGFVSGAGNRLVFHDELPPPPAAGPAIASEFALETGDRKMGIAVDQKAGTLKITCEPTSPTGAMEITCGPQGTISIKAGAGGSITIDGGNALELKAQQSVKISGAQVEVSAQQIKLGG from the coding sequence GTGAACCCGCTCGCCGACGGCGCGGCGGTGGTCCGGGCCGGCGTGAAGGTGGGCACGCTCGGGATGCCGTTGTCCCCGGCCGCGGAGCGTCAGCTGCTCCGCGTCGTGGTGGACACCCACCTGCACCTGCCGGACATGTTCGAGCTGACCTTCCTCGACGAGGCCGGTGACCTGCTGGAGCTGGCCGGACTCGCGATCGGCACCAAGGTCGAGGTGTCCGGCGGCGCGGCCACCAGCACGTCCACCACCAAGCTCATCGCGGGCGAGGTCACCGCGATCGAGGCGGTGTGCGCCGACATGCACATCCACACCGTGGTGCGCGGATACGAGCAGGCGCACCGGCTGCAGCGCGCGCGGCGTACCCGGACGTTCTTGAACTCGACCGACTCCGAGGCGGTGCGCCGGGTCGTCCAGGACGCGCGCGTCTCGATCGGCACGATCGACTCCACCGCCACCACCCACACCCACCTCGCCCAGGTGGCGCAGACCGACTGGGACTTCATCAAGCAGCGGGCCCGCGAGGTCGGCTTCGAGACCGGGGTGGTGGACGGGAAGTTCTTCTTCCGCCGTCCCCCCGGCATGCCGTCGGCCGGTTCCCTGCTCGACGCGGCCGCCAGCATGGTCGGGCTGGGCGGGCCACGGCTCGCCTTCAAGACCGACCTGCTGACCTTCCTGCCCCGGGTCACCGCGGCCAACCTGACCACCGACGTCGAGGTGCGCTTCTGGGACCCGGACCAGGCCGAGGCAGTGTCCAAGACCACGCAGGTCCGCTCCAGTACGGCGAGTCTGTCCCAGTCCCCGGACCAGCTCGCCGGATCGTTCGGCCTGGCCAATCCGCTGGGCGTGCCGATTCCCGCGATTCCCGGCCTGCCGAGCCTCGGGGTGGCACCCAGCGCGTCCGCGTTCGCGGTGGTCGACCGTCCCGTGGCGACCGGCTCGAACGTGGACCGGGCCGCCGAGGAACTCGCCAACGGCCTGGCCGAGCACGTGGGCAGCTCGTTCGCCGAGGCCGAGGGGTACGCGGTCGGCAATCCCGAGCTGCAGGCGGGCGCGCGGGTGGAGATCGAGGGGGTGCCGGAGGCGTTCGCGGGCACCTGGACGATCACCAACGCCCGGCACGTGTTCGACGAGTCCGAGGGCGGTTACCGTACCCGGTTCTTCGTCAGCGGCCGTCACGAGCGTTCCCTGCTGGGGCTCGCCTCGCTGGGCGCCACGCAGGGGGAGACCACCCGCATCCCGGGACTGGTGTGCGGGATCGTCACGAACAACAACGACCCGGATACCCGCGGCCGGGTCAAGGTGGCGTTGCCGTGGCTGTCCCCCTCGTACGAGTCGGACTGGGCTCGGGTGGCGCAGTTCGGGGCGGGCAAGAAGACCGGGGCGCTGTTCCCCCCGGAGGTGGGCGACGAGGTCCTGATCGGCTTCGAGTTCGGCGACCCGCGCCGCCCGTACGTCCTGGGTGGACTGCGCAACGCGAACACGGAGTACGACCTCGGCGGCGACGCGGTGAAGGTCAGTGGGATGGCCGGGCAGGTGGTCCGCCGGGGCTTCGTCAGCGGTGCGGGCAACCGGCTCGTCTTCCACGACGAACTGCCCCCGCCGCCCGCGGCCGGGCCGGCGATCGCGTCCGAGTTCGCGCTGGAGACCGGGGACCGCAAGATGGGCATCGCGGTCGACCAGAAGGCCGGCACCCTGAAGATCACGTGCGAGCCGACCTCGCCCACCGGCGCCATGGAGATCACCTGCGGCCCGCAGGGGACCATCTCGATCAAGGCCGGTGCGGGCGGGTCGATCACCATCGACGGCGGCAACGCGCTGGAACTCAAGGCGCAGCAGTCGGTCAAGATCTCGGGCGCCCAGGTCGAGGTCAGTGCCCAGCAGATCAAGTTGGGCGGGTGA
- a CDS encoding GPW/gp25 family protein, translating into MNTDFIGTGWAFPTGVAATGGIALVRGDTELVQAMRLILSTYPGERPMRPDFGCRLRDFVFRAGTLDTVAELTAEVRRALLRWEPRVDVVNVEVKPSEDDPSVLYIEITYRPKDTNDHRNLVFPFYTIPDDPESDY; encoded by the coding sequence ATGAACACGGACTTCATCGGGACCGGGTGGGCGTTCCCCACCGGGGTCGCGGCGACCGGCGGGATCGCGCTGGTACGCGGCGACACCGAGCTGGTGCAGGCGATGCGGCTCATCCTGTCCACGTACCCGGGGGAGCGGCCGATGCGGCCCGACTTCGGCTGCCGCCTGCGCGACTTCGTGTTCCGCGCCGGCACCCTCGACACCGTCGCGGAGCTGACCGCCGAGGTGCGCCGGGCGCTGCTGCGCTGGGAGCCGCGGGTCGACGTGGTGAACGTGGAGGTCAAGCCCTCCGAGGACGACCCGTCCGTGCTGTACATCGAGATCACGTACCGACCGAAGGACACCAACGACCACCGGAACCTGGTCTTCCCGTTCTACACGATCCCCGACGACCCCGAGAGCGACTACTGA